A region of Rhinoraja longicauda isolate Sanriku21f chromosome 1, sRhiLon1.1, whole genome shotgun sequence DNA encodes the following proteins:
- the srek1ip1 gene encoding protein SREK1IP1, giving the protein MAFSGPNKDSIRAGCKKCGYPGHLTFECRNFVRVDPQKDIVLDVSSTSSEDSEEEEELQQLQDIINKKESKPDDEKKDHHKKKRKEKRDECKKRSRSSSEDRSEKRSKKQTVLKKKKKTKKRKHKHHQKVKEKKDRTSPSSSSSSESSSSSSNGD; this is encoded by the exons ATGGCTTTTTCAG gTCCAAATAAAGACAGTATCCGAGCAGGATGCAAGAAGTGTGGATATC CCGGCCATCTAACTTTTGAATGTCGAAATTTCGTCCGTGTGGATCCTCAAAAAGACATTGTTCTAGATGTCAGTAGTACCAGCAGTGAAGATAGTGAGGAGGAAGAGGAACTTCAGCAGCTGCAGGATATTATTAACAAAAAGG AATCAAAACCAGATGATGAAAAGAAAGACCATCACAAGAAGAAAAGGAAAGAGAAGAGAGATGAATGCAAAAAACG ATCTCGTTCATCCAGTGAAGACAGAAGTGAGAAAAGGAGCAAGAAACAAACTGTTcttaagaagaaaaagaaaactaaGAAAAGAAAGCACAAGCATCACCAAAAAGTGAAGGAGAAAAAAGATCGTACTTCTCCTTCATCTTCATCTTCATCAGAAAGTTCTAGTTCCTCTTCAAATGGTGATTAA